Proteins encoded in a region of the Candidatus Zixiibacteriota bacterium genome:
- a CDS encoding DUF1926 domain-containing protein yields the protein MAKFRLALGLHNHQPVGNFEAVFEEAHQKAYLPFLKLATEHPSIRFSLHQSGILWRWQKLAHADYFQLVGNMVDQGQIELMTGGFYEPILTAVPERDALGQIKELTSYLHDHFEVAPSGLWLTERIWEPHLPKLLAAAGVSYLPIDDTHFLYAGFEPNQLGGPFVTENEGHTVTLLPIQKRLRYLLPFGTVEDVIEELKVQAERNSSGLAIYADDGEKFGVWPKTFRHCYEEEWLRRLFEAIEKNSDWLEVITLGEAAALEPVGRAYLPSASYSEMLHWALPSTAFVEYERLETWLEDQGQLERYGRFVRGGHWRGFLSKYEESNLMHKKMLSVSNKLAEFERLNPGKTELADNARDRLYAGQCNCPYWHGVFGGLYLPHIRQAVYESLIEADVTLDQLMDLQPTNFSVYDYDADGVDEVMLQSGTFTAVFKPGRGGLLLDLALNKHNYCITDTLTRRREGYHLKLDRAITNASEDVTASIHDVVMAKEEGLKNFLNEDWYLKRCFIDHFMTDDVDFDKFLAGKYGEEGDFILEPYAVETDRSSSKVSLVRQGHLWRPLNVVPVTVQKQFTFAPNSDQIEIRYQLSSRSKEPVTATFALENNFSFQAGHAEDRTILINKRQLINSYLDSTGRHEHERSWAMIDQYRSLAVALDSDQECELWHAPIFTVSLSEGGFEKVYQGTTFVNVYRLQLGEQPVEINLTLYAGDLAKFEAGLKTMSAAGSP from the coding sequence ATGGCAAAATTCCGATTAGCTCTCGGTCTGCACAACCACCAACCGGTGGGGAATTTCGAGGCGGTTTTCGAAGAAGCGCATCAGAAGGCATACTTGCCGTTTCTCAAACTGGCCACCGAACATCCCAGCATTCGTTTCTCCCTGCACCAGTCGGGTATCCTGTGGCGCTGGCAGAAACTGGCTCATGCCGACTATTTCCAACTGGTCGGCAACATGGTCGACCAGGGTCAGATCGAACTGATGACCGGCGGTTTCTATGAGCCTATCCTGACCGCCGTGCCCGAACGCGATGCCCTTGGGCAGATTAAGGAACTCACCAGCTATCTGCACGATCATTTCGAGGTCGCTCCTTCCGGGCTGTGGCTCACCGAACGAATCTGGGAACCGCACCTGCCCAAATTGCTGGCTGCGGCAGGCGTCTCCTACCTGCCGATTGACGACACTCATTTTCTGTACGCCGGTTTTGAGCCGAACCAACTGGGCGGACCTTTCGTGACCGAGAACGAGGGGCACACCGTGACACTGCTGCCGATTCAGAAACGTCTGCGCTACCTGCTGCCGTTCGGCACGGTGGAGGATGTAATAGAAGAACTCAAAGTGCAGGCGGAACGGAATTCATCGGGACTGGCAATTTATGCCGACGATGGTGAGAAGTTCGGTGTCTGGCCCAAGACTTTCAGGCATTGTTATGAGGAAGAATGGCTGAGACGGCTTTTTGAAGCTATCGAAAAAAACTCCGACTGGCTGGAAGTCATCACGCTCGGTGAGGCGGCCGCATTGGAACCTGTCGGACGGGCCTATCTGCCCTCGGCTTCGTATTCTGAGATGCTGCACTGGGCGCTGCCGTCAACTGCTTTTGTTGAGTACGAACGGTTGGAGACATGGCTTGAAGATCAGGGTCAACTCGAACGGTACGGACGGTTTGTCCGTGGTGGACACTGGCGGGGCTTCCTGTCCAAGTATGAAGAATCCAACCTGATGCACAAAAAGATGCTCTCGGTTTCAAACAAGCTGGCTGAGTTCGAACGGCTCAACCCCGGCAAGACCGAACTTGCCGATAACGCACGTGACCGTCTGTACGCCGGTCAGTGCAACTGTCCTTACTGGCATGGCGTCTTTGGCGGCCTTTACCTACCGCATATACGCCAGGCCGTGTACGAAAGCCTGATCGAAGCGGATGTCACGCTGGACCAATTGATGGACCTTCAACCGACCAACTTCTCCGTGTACGACTACGATGCCGACGGTGTCGATGAGGTCATGCTGCAAAGTGGAACCTTTACCGCCGTATTCAAGCCGGGAAGAGGCGGCCTGCTTTTGGACCTGGCCCTGAACAAACACAACTACTGCATCACTGATACGCTCACCCGCCGACGCGAAGGATACCATCTCAAACTGGATCGTGCCATCACCAACGCCTCCGAAGATGTTACTGCGTCCATTCACGATGTCGTCATGGCCAAAGAAGAAGGGCTGAAGAATTTTCTCAACGAAGACTGGTATCTCAAACGCTGTTTTATCGATCATTTCATGACCGACGATGTTGACTTCGACAAGTTCCTGGCCGGAAAGTATGGCGAAGAGGGCGATTTTATTCTGGAACCTTACGCTGTGGAAACCGATCGCTCATCGTCCAAAGTCAGTTTGGTTCGACAAGGTCATCTGTGGCGACCGCTGAACGTGGTGCCGGTAACGGTCCAAAAGCAGTTCACTTTTGCTCCCAACAGCGATCAGATTGAGATTCGCTACCAGTTGTCTTCGCGATCCAAAGAACCAGTGACGGCTACCTTTGCCCTTGAGAACAATTTCAGTTTCCAGGCCGGTCATGCCGAAGACAGAACCATCCTCATCAACAAGCGGCAGCTTATCAACTCCTATCTGGATTCCACCGGACGCCACGAACACGAGCGGTCCTGGGCCATGATAGACCAGTATCGATCTCTGGCCGTGGCTCTGGACTCAGATCAGGAGTGCGAGTTGTGGCACGCCCCCATCTTTACGGTATCACTTTCCGAAGGTGGCTTTGAAAAAGTATATCAGGGCACCACTTTCGTGAACGTCTACCGTTTGCAGCTTGGCGAGCAACCGGTGGAGATTAATCTGACTCTCTACGCGGGCGACCTGGCGAAATTCGAAGCCGGTCTCAAAACAATGTCGGCGGCCGGGTCGCCGTGA
- a CDS encoding Fic family protein, protein MEVFKLTKPDISANTDKVLDRILKGEDFSKFIESTSRPEYLFWDKAKYKSRPQGVSAGEFWSLIKLFRQHSPNRTNTIIRDERDTPFSWQPLPGQDYFLHEIDMELGGALMANVIDDDATRQRFITRGIIEEAIASSQLEGANTTRRVAKQMLLEKRKPANKSERMIINNYNAMRAVESQLGKKTLSIETLLDLHVMLTKDTIDDSLVGRFRRDKDEIVVCDAATNIVYHVPPSERFMKKEIKRFIQYANDTSKEVQFVHPLIKAILIHFWMGFLHPFADGNGRMARTLFYWYLLKNNYWAFSYLPVSKVIKNSPAQYRDAYIYSEQDDNDLTYFIDYNFRRITQAKRDFETYCKRKEIQNRKMAGIARAKYNLNDRQIQLLRYLHKNSSASTAIKTYAQIHGVSRPTSRKDLEQLEQLGLLSSTKLGRDRPFRGTKAISELF, encoded by the coding sequence ATGGAAGTTTTCAAACTTACTAAACCAGACATAAGCGCCAACACTGATAAAGTACTGGATCGCATTTTGAAGGGTGAAGACTTCTCCAAATTCATTGAAAGCACGAGTCGACCCGAGTACTTGTTCTGGGATAAGGCAAAATACAAGTCGCGCCCTCAAGGCGTCAGCGCAGGGGAGTTCTGGTCTCTAATAAAGCTGTTTCGACAGCATTCACCAAATCGCACAAACACGATTATTCGCGACGAACGAGACACGCCTTTTTCTTGGCAGCCACTCCCCGGTCAGGACTACTTCCTTCACGAAATAGATATGGAGCTCGGCGGCGCACTCATGGCAAATGTCATTGATGACGACGCGACACGTCAACGGTTCATCACTCGTGGTATAATCGAAGAAGCTATAGCTTCATCCCAACTGGAAGGAGCCAATACAACGCGTCGAGTTGCAAAACAAATGTTGCTTGAGAAACGAAAACCTGCGAATAAGTCGGAGCGAATGATCATCAACAACTACAACGCGATGCGTGCGGTTGAAAGCCAGTTAGGGAAGAAAACGTTAAGCATAGAAACACTGTTGGATTTGCACGTAATGCTTACCAAAGACACTATTGACGATAGCCTGGTCGGTAGATTCCGACGCGATAAGGATGAAATTGTGGTATGCGATGCTGCAACTAATATTGTCTATCATGTTCCGCCTTCTGAGCGATTCATGAAGAAGGAGATCAAACGATTCATCCAGTACGCCAATGACACGTCCAAAGAGGTCCAGTTTGTTCATCCACTAATAAAGGCGATTCTTATACATTTTTGGATGGGATTTCTGCATCCCTTCGCTGATGGAAATGGCAGAATGGCCAGAACACTTTTTTATTGGTATTTACTCAAGAATAACTATTGGGCATTCTCGTATTTGCCGGTCTCGAAGGTTATAAAGAACTCGCCGGCGCAGTATCGCGACGCCTATATTTACTCTGAACAAGACGATAATGATCTGACGTATTTCATTGACTATAACTTCCGAAGAATCACACAAGCGAAGCGTGATTTCGAAACTTATTGTAAAAGGAAAGAGATTCAGAATCGCAAGATGGCGGGGATTGCAAGAGCGAAATACAATCTCAACGATAGGCAGATTCAACTGCTACGATATCTCCACAAGAACAGCAGTGCTTCAACAGCTATAAAGACCTACGCACAAATCCATGGCGTATCAAGGCCGACCTCTCGGAAAGACCTTGAGCAGCTTGAGCAGCTCGGTCTTCTGTCTTCCACCAAGCTCGGGCGCGATCGCCCATTTAGAGGTACAAAGGCTATATCTGAATTGTTCTGA
- a CDS encoding MlaD family protein, producing MASKNIEFRVGVIILIGIVILAGSLYWLQGYKLKANSQRVLVLFDDVGTLAAGDGVTVSGVRKGKVNDLRLTPQGVEVELWLSQDVMLKKDAQIVIKNLGLMGERFVAITPGRDQEGFDFSRPARGLYDTGLPEVMGLMGEMITELRNLVISFKRTVGSDSSLSLFSSSLENLQQVSSSLAGYMERNEAKLDRTAENFLSASKELNLMLKTNRGHIDSSLQRADRVTASLEQMVGRLDTLSISAREFADNLNNPEGTLQLLIEDRRLYDDLRKTADNIDDLVNDIRANPRKYINLTLEIF from the coding sequence ATGGCAAGCAAGAATATAGAATTTCGCGTCGGCGTTATTATCCTGATCGGAATCGTCATTCTGGCCGGATCGTTGTACTGGTTGCAGGGTTACAAACTCAAAGCCAACTCGCAGCGAGTCCTGGTGCTGTTTGACGATGTCGGCACCCTGGCCGCAGGCGATGGTGTGACCGTATCCGGTGTGCGAAAAGGAAAAGTGAATGACCTTCGTTTGACTCCACAGGGAGTTGAGGTTGAGTTGTGGCTAAGCCAGGATGTGATGCTTAAGAAGGATGCGCAGATTGTAATCAAGAACCTCGGCCTTATGGGGGAGCGATTCGTGGCTATCACGCCGGGACGAGACCAGGAAGGCTTTGACTTCAGCCGACCCGCGCGCGGCCTGTATGACACCGGTCTGCCGGAAGTGATGGGGCTGATGGGGGAGATGATCACCGAGTTGCGCAATCTGGTAATATCGTTCAAGCGAACGGTCGGGTCTGACTCCTCACTAAGTTTGTTTTCGAGCAGCCTGGAAAACCTTCAACAGGTTTCATCGTCACTGGCCGGTTACATGGAGCGCAACGAGGCCAAGCTGGACCGGACGGCGGAGAATTTTCTCTCGGCCTCGAAGGAACTCAACCTTATGCTCAAGACCAACCGCGGACATATAGATTCCAGCCTGCAAAGAGCCGATCGGGTAACAGCCAGCCTCGAACAGATGGTGGGACGACTGGACACCCTGTCGATCTCGGCCCGGGAGTTCGCCGACAATCTGAACAATCCGGAAGGTACCTTGCAGTTACTCATTGAAGACCGACGCTTGTATGATGACCTGCGCAAAACCGCCGACAATATTGATGATCTTGTTAATGATATACGCGCCAATCCGCGTAAGTACATAAATCTGACTTTGGAGATATTCTGA